The Symphalangus syndactylus isolate Jambi chromosome 11, NHGRI_mSymSyn1-v2.1_pri, whole genome shotgun sequence genome contains a region encoding:
- the LOC129493190 gene encoding large ribosomal subunit protein uL16m, which yields MWRLLARASAPLLRVPLSDSWAPLPASAGLKTLLPVPSFEDVSIPEKPKLRFIERVPLVPKVRREPKNLSDIRGPSTEATEFTEGNFAILALGGGYLHWGHFEMMRLTINRSMDPKNMFAKWRVPAPFKPITRKSVGQRMGGGKGAIDHYVTPVKAGRLVVEMGGRCEFEEVQGFLDQVAHKLPFAAKAVSRETLEKMRKDQEERERNNQNPWTFERIATANMLGIRKVLSPYDLTHKGKYWGKFYMPKRV from the coding sequence ATGTGGAGGCTGCTGGCTCGCGCTAGTGCGCCGCTCCTGCGGGTGCCCTTGTCAGATTCTTGGGCACCCCTCCCTGCCAGTGCTGGCCTAAAGACACTGCTCCCAGTACCAAGTTTTGAAGatgtttccattcctgaaaaaCCCAAGCTTAGATTTATTGAAAGGGTACCACTTGTGCCAAAAGTAAGAAGAGAACCTAAAAATTTAAGTGACATACGGGGACCTTCCACTGAAGCTACGGAGTTTACAGAAGGCAATTTTGCAATCTTGGCATTGGGTGGTGGCTACCTGCATTGGGGCCACTTTGAAATGATGCGCCTGACAATCAACCGCTCTATGGACCCCAAGAACATGTTTGCCAAATGGCGAGTACCAGCCCCTTTCAAGCCCATCACTCGCAAAAGTGTTGGGCAACGCATGGGGGGAGGCAAAGGTGCCATTGACCACTACGTGACACCTGTGAAGGCTGGCCGCcttgttgtagagatgggtggGCGTTGTGAATTCGAAGAAGTGCAAGGTTTCCTTGACCAGGTTGCCCACAAGTTGCCCTTCGCAGCAAAGGCTGTGAGCCGCGAGACTCTAGAGAAGATGCGAAAAGATCAAGAGGAAAGAGAACGTAACAACCAAAACCCCTGGACATTTGAGCGAATAGCCACTGCCAACATGCTGGGCATACGGAAAGTACTGAGCCCATATGACTTGACCCACAAGGGGAAATACTGGGGCAAGTTCTACATGCCCAAACGTGTGTAG